Proteins encoded in a region of the Sulfurospirillum arsenophilum NBRC 109478 genome:
- a CDS encoding ABC transporter ATP-binding protein translates to MILQAGGITHFYKNDLALDNVNFEAKRGDFIAIVGESGSGKSTLLSILSSLLRPTKGELFFEGKAYTLIKDIDAFRQKEIGFIFQFHYLIGYLTILENIKLAAINKNSTYIDTLFKQCGIEAIKDKYPDEISGGQRQRAAIVRALVNSPKIIFADEPTGNLDSHNSQNIYELFKMLSKSGTTIIIATHDRKVSDYADKIIEVKDGKIL, encoded by the coding sequence ATGATACTTCAAGCAGGGGGAATTACCCATTTCTACAAAAATGATCTAGCACTCGATAACGTCAACTTTGAAGCCAAGCGTGGCGATTTTATCGCTATCGTTGGAGAAAGTGGCAGTGGTAAGTCCACCCTACTCTCCATTCTCTCCTCCTTGCTACGCCCTACTAAAGGCGAGTTGTTCTTTGAGGGAAAAGCCTACACACTCATCAAAGACATCGATGCGTTTCGTCAAAAAGAGATTGGGTTTATCTTCCAGTTTCACTACCTCATCGGGTATTTAACGATTTTAGAGAACATTAAACTCGCAGCGATCAATAAAAATAGTACCTACATCGATACGCTCTTTAAGCAATGTGGCATCGAAGCGATTAAAGACAAATACCCAGATGAAATTTCAGGCGGGCAACGCCAACGTGCCGCCATTGTCAGGGCATTGGTGAACTCACCTAAAATCATCTTCGCGGATGAACCAACGGGAAACCTAGACTCACACAATTCGCAAAATATCTATGAGCTTTTCAAAATGCTCTCCAAAAGTGGCACGACGATCATCATCGCGACACACGACCGCAAGGTATCGGATTATGCAGACAAAATTATCGAGGTAAAAGATGGAAAAATTCTCTAG
- a CDS encoding cbb3-type cytochrome c oxidase subunit I has product MEKFSSFIQKAFAISSLFLVLGLAFGFEYSLNLLGHFLPSSTLSAVNARSVHVSLMLYGFVPLMLSFLPFVLMEKENIHSEKGLEKLKTYFTLWCIFLVFMTISLLMGVHRGLVFYDFAYELNFILAFSGVFYILALYDYIKEYKVIPLWIKVSLYLVIASPIALLVLMNPVIGQVEKTIVGPHGDNTLGMSYTLIPLFYLLIKLHAKEAFVAKYHAMWIIPLVGYIASVAHRIFIGDLSYNQEWFFQYLTLCFVPLLIKWFSDAKITFKNNPFLIIAVYSFLFVDIEGNILFIPSIRWLFHRNDLVVAHAHIAMGVNIFFMAMAVVSPYLKNLNQKAFSFFYTLGFTLMLIALSLAGMMEAGFMQADINLLWTIRMLCGLFIILVTIGFFYPQLGLGVEKLDTLRLYHLTGFLSDALGGIFLFIFAATLYPLLGFGFEGKYEYIVFAFMTTTGIIHLFGLLQPSYALILAKISAFNRIAVSAMFLSLYLSHQLGIEAMLIALYDLVFASVYVMFASKFERRLYV; this is encoded by the coding sequence ATGGAAAAATTCTCTAGTTTTATACAAAAAGCCTTTGCCATAAGCTCACTCTTTTTAGTGCTTGGCTTGGCATTTGGCTTTGAATACTCACTCAATCTTTTGGGACACTTCCTGCCCTCATCCACACTCTCAGCGGTCAATGCAAGAAGTGTGCATGTCTCGTTGATGCTCTATGGTTTTGTGCCATTGATGCTCTCCTTTTTACCATTTGTTTTGATGGAAAAAGAGAACATCCACAGTGAAAAAGGGCTTGAAAAACTAAAAACCTACTTTACTCTCTGGTGCATTTTTTTGGTCTTTATGACCATTAGCCTCTTGATGGGCGTTCACCGTGGGCTGGTTTTTTATGACTTTGCGTATGAGCTCAATTTTATCCTTGCATTTTCGGGTGTTTTTTACATCTTAGCGCTGTATGACTACATCAAAGAGTACAAGGTTATTCCATTGTGGATCAAAGTCTCTTTGTACCTTGTCATCGCCTCTCCTATCGCACTTTTAGTGCTGATGAATCCTGTCATTGGGCAAGTGGAGAAAACCATTGTAGGACCGCATGGAGACAATACGCTCGGCATGAGTTACACACTGATTCCACTTTTTTACCTCCTCATCAAACTGCATGCCAAAGAGGCGTTTGTGGCGAAGTACCATGCGATGTGGATCATTCCTCTTGTGGGTTACATCGCTTCGGTTGCACACCGCATTTTTATAGGTGATCTTAGCTACAACCAAGAGTGGTTTTTCCAATACCTTACCCTTTGTTTTGTGCCGCTTTTGATTAAATGGTTCAGTGATGCAAAGATCACCTTTAAAAATAACCCTTTCCTCATCATCGCTGTGTACTCCTTTTTGTTTGTGGACATTGAGGGCAACATCTTGTTTATCCCTTCCATTCGCTGGTTGTTTCACCGCAATGACCTCGTTGTAGCCCATGCGCACATCGCTATGGGTGTTAACATCTTTTTTATGGCAATGGCAGTTGTGTCACCGTATCTTAAAAACCTCAACCAAAAAGCCTTTAGCTTCTTTTACACACTAGGCTTTACACTTATGCTCATTGCTCTCTCCTTAGCAGGAATGATGGAAGCGGGCTTTATGCAAGCGGACATCAACCTTTTGTGGACGATTCGAATGTTGTGTGGTCTGTTCATTATTCTTGTAACCATCGGGTTTTTTTACCCACAGTTGGGACTCGGTGTGGAAAAACTTGATACGCTAAGGCTCTACCACCTCACAGGCTTTCTCTCTGACGCACTGGGTGGTATCTTTTTGTTTATCTTTGCCGCGACCTTGTACCCATTGTTGGGATTTGGTTTCGAAGGAAAGTACGAGTACATTGTCTTTGCATTTATGACAACCACTGGCATCATTCACCTTTTTGGTTTGCTACAGCCTTCCTATGCGCTCATACTTGCTAAAATAAGTGCGTTTAACCGCATCGCAGTTTCTGCTATGTTTTTATCGCTTTATCTTTCCCATCAACTGGGGATTGAAGCGATGCTCATTGCGTTGTATGACCTTGTTTTTGCATCTGTTTATGTTATGTTTGCATCAAAATTTGAAAGGAGGCTCTATGTTTAA
- a CDS encoding YceI family protein translates to MFSKIALAVLTTSLLTSASFAREVNYKEGFIQAQTEILGDSNIAPKCSHITTKLSMDETLESLKGEISMELLSLKSENEKRDEHMHETLHVKEHPITTFTLKELKKEADGYHLVGVLSLNKQIKEIDTKADITDQNDLLKLKGGFSIKMSDFGIEPPTLLFLSVRDEVTISYDLALAKK, encoded by the coding sequence ATGTTCAGTAAAATTGCGTTAGCCGTTCTTACAACTTCTCTTCTTACCAGTGCCTCTTTCGCCCGCGAGGTCAATTATAAAGAGGGATTCATCCAAGCTCAAACAGAGATTTTAGGCGATAGCAACATTGCGCCAAAATGTAGCCATATTACAACCAAACTCAGTATGGACGAAACGTTAGAATCCCTTAAGGGTGAAATCTCAATGGAACTTTTAAGCCTCAAAAGCGAAAATGAAAAGCGCGATGAACACATGCATGAAACTTTACATGTAAAAGAACACCCCATCACTACCTTTACACTTAAAGAGCTCAAAAAAGAGGCGGATGGCTACCATCTTGTAGGCGTACTCTCTCTCAACAAACAGATCAAAGAGATCGACACAAAAGCGGACATTACAGATCAAAACGATCTTCTTAAACTCAAAGGTGGCTTTAGCATCAAAATGAGCGACTTTGGTATCGAGCCTCCTACGTTGCTTTTTTTAAGTGTACGTGATGAAGTTACCATCTCTTACGACCTAGCTTTAGCAAAAAAATAA
- a CDS encoding metallophosphoesterase, translated as MFEKAYARLNFKSMRVGIKNLPTSFENFTIVHLSDLHVNAQTPLHALESLVTKINELDIDMVALTGDLFDARTKYIKIHLEILSHIKHPVYFVSGNHDLAYTRKQLACEVSKLGFILLDNRIVTLNLGGEALQLIGISDAFSRYFGIKRHEKELFAQLDTKCPSILLAHQPKDIRFAKQFSVDLQLSGHTHGGQIYPFGYLVRLFQPYVKGLHRQGKTQIFVTTGYGSWGFDFRFNAPSEVVILTLTKDDHADQG; from the coding sequence ATGTTTGAAAAAGCGTACGCGAGGCTGAATTTCAAAAGTATGAGGGTTGGTATCAAAAACCTGCCAACCTCTTTTGAAAACTTTACCATTGTACATCTCAGTGATTTACATGTAAACGCTCAAACGCCCTTGCATGCGCTTGAAAGCTTGGTCACAAAGATCAATGAACTTGACATCGACATGGTTGCTCTCACAGGTGATCTTTTTGATGCAAGAACGAAGTACATCAAAATACACCTTGAAATTCTAAGCCACATAAAACATCCTGTTTATTTTGTGAGCGGTAATCATGACCTTGCTTATACACGAAAACAGCTCGCATGTGAGGTTTCAAAACTTGGTTTTATCCTGTTAGATAACCGTATCGTGACGCTCAACCTAGGCGGCGAAGCGCTTCAACTCATCGGTATTAGCGACGCGTTTAGCAGGTATTTTGGCATCAAACGCCATGAAAAAGAGCTTTTCGCACAACTGGACACAAAATGTCCTTCCATCTTGCTCGCACACCAACCCAAAGACATTCGTTTTGCAAAACAGTTTTCGGTTGATTTACAACTCAGCGGGCACACCCATGGTGGGCAGATTTACCCTTTTGGCTACCTCGTACGGCTGTTTCAGCCCTATGTAAAAGGCTTGCACCGACAAGGGAAAACGCAAATCTTCGTCACCACAGGGTATGGTAGTTGGGGATTTGACTTTCGTTTTAATGCTCCCAGTGAAGTAGTTATTTTGACATTAACAAAGGACGATCATGCAGATCAAGGTTAA
- a CDS encoding histidine kinase dimerization/phospho-acceptor domain-containing protein: MQIKVKLLLWYLAIQTFILASFNYALFLNVEHNLHEKTYTTLQTHEMVEHFLTRMWILDPFILLLSSIGGYVLVSKYFQPIQNMLQEIKAITPNNLSLRIQQRPYNDEINHLAIAFNEMLDRLEKAFHGVKEFNTHASHELRTPLTIMRGEIEIALRKERTVEEYKTILETQLEEIKTLQKLMEDLLFLAEYNAMETQNELEGLGSHAKSLLEMRKACCTPKVSA; encoded by the coding sequence ATGCAGATCAAGGTTAAATTGTTGTTGTGGTATCTGGCCATTCAAACATTTATTTTGGCAAGTTTTAATTATGCACTTTTTCTCAATGTAGAACATAATTTACATGAAAAAACCTACACAACACTGCAAACGCATGAAATGGTCGAACATTTTTTAACGAGAATGTGGATCTTAGACCCTTTTATCTTGCTGTTATCCAGTATTGGCGGTTACGTCTTGGTCTCAAAATACTTTCAACCCATTCAAAATATGCTCCAAGAGATCAAAGCCATTACACCGAACAACCTCTCTCTTCGCATACAACAACGTCCTTACAATGATGAGATAAATCACCTCGCCATTGCCTTCAATGAGATGCTTGACCGCCTTGAAAAAGCATTTCATGGCGTCAAAGAGTTTAACACCCATGCGTCGCATGAACTACGTACGCCTCTTACCATTATGCGTGGAGAAATCGAGATAGCCCTACGAAAAGAGCGCACGGTGGAAGAGTATAAAACGATTTTGGAAACACAATTAGAAGAGATTAAAACGCTTCAAAAACTAATGGAAGACCTACTCTTTCTAGCAGAATACAATGCCATGGAAACGCAAAATGAGCTTGAAGGGTTAGGCTCTCACGCTAAGAGCCTTCTTGAGATGCGAAAAGCGTGTTGCACCCCAAAAGTCTCTGCTTAA
- a CDS encoding monovalent cation:proton antiporter-2 (CPA2) family protein — protein MDFFLLSALVLLAVTAIMVTISKHMGLGSILGLLIAGIIVGPHTPGPIVTSEVETLRHFTEFGVVLLLFVIGLEMQPAKLWSMRKEVFGLGSLQVIASGVVLGLYMNFFVESIGVAMLLGFTLALSSTAFVMQILQDKGKLNTEHGKNAFAILLLQDLAVVPLLAVLPLLSTQQQTVDSSWWKTLIDVLAMFALLIAFGRYIIPKALDKVAKQRNKDAFLLLTLLSVVLSAYLMKHAGLSMALGAFLMGMFLSTSRYSFQIESSLEPFKGILMSLFFIAVGMSIDFQAIMNDPWVFSEHVVVILVLKSLVIFALMLAFGASKSGAIKLAFLLNQSGEFGFVLFGAAKALGIIDDQLFVVGIGVISISMLLTPVLYNFGCSLANRLANVSQFSYFNTDNASMEQKVVVAGYGSTGKVIAKMLKSSGIPFMVFDINTNEVAFGRKEGFPVFFGDITDLKLLNTIKLDQASMIIVSIDHSLNALKVVKHIKENYPHIKILARALDIKAMDKMLLSGASWVIAETLESSIRTGEEALSQMGVPSDEIFVILEALRKNEYELIREITKEK, from the coding sequence ATGGATTTTTTCCTTCTTTCAGCGTTGGTACTTTTAGCAGTGACTGCTATTATGGTAACCATCTCAAAACATATGGGGCTTGGCTCTATTTTGGGATTATTGATTGCTGGAATTATTGTAGGTCCTCACACCCCTGGACCTATTGTCACAAGCGAAGTTGAAACGTTACGCCATTTTACGGAATTTGGTGTTGTTTTACTGCTTTTTGTCATTGGTCTTGAGATGCAACCTGCAAAACTCTGGTCAATGCGTAAAGAGGTTTTTGGTTTAGGTTCACTGCAAGTCATCGCTTCTGGTGTTGTGCTTGGTCTTTACATGAATTTTTTTGTCGAAAGCATAGGTGTTGCAATGCTTTTGGGCTTTACGCTTGCTCTATCTTCAACTGCTTTTGTCATGCAGATTTTGCAAGACAAAGGAAAACTCAACACGGAGCATGGTAAAAATGCTTTTGCAATTTTACTGCTTCAAGATTTAGCGGTTGTGCCACTTTTGGCAGTGCTTCCTCTTCTCTCAACGCAACAACAAACCGTAGATTCTTCGTGGTGGAAAACACTCATTGATGTTTTAGCGATGTTTGCATTGCTGATCGCTTTTGGGCGTTACATCATTCCCAAAGCTCTTGATAAAGTAGCAAAACAGCGTAATAAAGATGCTTTTTTACTGTTGACACTGCTGAGTGTTGTCCTCTCAGCGTATCTTATGAAGCATGCAGGGCTTTCGATGGCACTTGGTGCTTTTTTGATGGGTATGTTCCTCTCAACATCACGCTATAGCTTCCAAATCGAATCCAGCCTTGAGCCTTTTAAAGGTATCTTGATGAGCCTTTTCTTCATTGCTGTGGGTATGTCGATTGATTTTCAAGCGATTATGAACGATCCGTGGGTTTTTAGCGAGCATGTGGTGGTCATTTTAGTACTGAAATCTTTGGTCATCTTTGCCTTGATGCTTGCTTTTGGAGCGAGTAAAAGCGGTGCTATCAAGCTGGCATTTTTGCTCAATCAAAGTGGTGAGTTTGGTTTTGTTCTCTTTGGTGCGGCAAAGGCACTGGGTATCATCGACGATCAGCTCTTTGTTGTGGGCATCGGTGTTATTTCTATCAGTATGCTTCTTACCCCCGTTTTGTATAATTTTGGATGTTCCCTTGCGAATAGGCTTGCCAATGTTTCGCAATTTTCTTACTTCAATACTGATAATGCAAGTATGGAGCAAAAAGTCGTGGTTGCGGGCTACGGTAGTACGGGAAAAGTGATTGCAAAAATGCTTAAAAGCAGTGGTATTCCTTTTATGGTTTTTGACATTAACACGAATGAAGTGGCATTTGGTCGCAAAGAGGGCTTTCCTGTTTTCTTTGGAGACATTACGGACTTAAAACTGTTGAACACCATTAAACTTGACCAAGCTTCGATGATCATTGTCTCGATTGACCATAGTTTAAATGCGCTCAAAGTGGTCAAACATATCAAAGAAAATTATCCGCATATTAAGATTTTAGCACGCGCCTTAGACATCAAAGCCATGGATAAAATGCTTTTATCTGGAGCTAGTTGGGTGATTGCGGAAACATTGGAGAGTAGTATTCGTACCGGTGAAGAAGCCCTCAGCCAAATGGGTGTACCCTCAGATGAGATCTTTGTCATACTCGAAGCATTGCGTAAAAATGAGTATGAGCTTATCCGCGAGATCACGAAAGAAAAATAG
- a CDS encoding bifunctional 3,4-dihydroxy-2-butanone 4-phosphate synthase/GTP cyclohydrolase II has protein sequence MPIQRVKQAIEDIKHGKMVMMVDDEDRENEGDLVYAATFSTPEKVNFMASEAKGLICTPVTEEIANRLGLNPMVKNNDSQHETAFTISVDARVCTTGISAYERDITIKILADSLSQPSELVKPGHIFPLIARKGGTLVRTGHTEGSVDLCRLAGLREVSVICEVMKEDGHMARRDDLDLFCKKHDINIVYISDIVAYRMQSESLVREVASGIVEFFGSHARKIDMVDHEGNHHIVYAFGEIGTTSAVKFHHILPDNELLANDKKFQGVLKAIEYLKANNGLFVFIDNEYTTNPELREFGIGAQILKKLGVVNINLLSTTKRKDYVGLSGFGLNIHQEIVL, from the coding sequence ATGCCGATACAAAGAGTCAAACAAGCGATAGAAGATATCAAGCATGGCAAGATGGTAATGATGGTCGATGATGAGGACCGTGAAAACGAGGGCGACCTTGTTTATGCAGCAACGTTCTCTACTCCTGAGAAGGTCAATTTTATGGCTTCAGAGGCGAAAGGTTTGATTTGTACGCCTGTCACCGAAGAGATCGCTAATCGTTTGGGTCTTAACCCTATGGTAAAAAACAACGACTCTCAACATGAAACAGCGTTTACCATTTCCGTTGATGCACGTGTCTGTACGACAGGTATTTCAGCGTATGAGCGTGATATTACGATTAAAATACTTGCAGATTCACTCAGCCAACCCTCCGAGCTTGTCAAACCAGGTCATATCTTCCCACTGATAGCACGTAAAGGCGGAACATTGGTTCGCACAGGGCATACAGAGGGTTCGGTCGATCTTTGTCGTTTAGCAGGCCTTCGTGAGGTCTCAGTCATCTGTGAAGTAATGAAAGAAGATGGACACATGGCACGCCGTGATGATCTTGACCTTTTTTGTAAAAAACATGACATCAACATTGTTTATATCTCTGATATCGTAGCTTACCGTATGCAGTCTGAGTCATTGGTTCGTGAAGTGGCTTCGGGAATCGTTGAGTTTTTTGGATCACATGCTCGCAAAATAGACATGGTCGATCACGAAGGCAATCACCACATCGTTTACGCTTTTGGCGAGATCGGTACAACCAGTGCTGTGAAGTTTCACCACATTTTGCCAGACAATGAACTTTTAGCGAACGACAAAAAATTTCAAGGTGTGCTAAAAGCGATTGAGTATCTTAAAGCAAACAATGGACTTTTTGTCTTTATCGACAACGAATACACTACAAACCCAGAGCTTCGAGAGTTTGGCATTGGTGCGCAAATTCTTAAAAAACTCGGTGTAGTCAATATCAATTTGCTCTCAACCACGAAGCGTAAAGATTATGTTGGGTTGTCAGGTTTTGGGCTTAATATTCACCAAGAGATCGTTCTATAA
- a CDS encoding thermonuclease family protein, giving the protein MLKKLIMASVLSSLPLFAGESTGVVTKVIDGDTLTVMIDKKEEKVRILYIDTPAKYSSAKLEKDAKKMGIAVSDELALGKLASDYASRFFKKGDSVLVDSEKKDQSGRILATVTKNGVDYSSQMIEDGYACIYKKAAYPGELEKALKRAKEEKKGLWSINYDVMNKVCK; this is encoded by the coding sequence ATGCTTAAAAAATTGATAATGGCTTCTGTCCTCTCCTCATTACCACTTTTTGCAGGAGAAAGTACCGGTGTCGTAACCAAAGTCATCGATGGTGATACATTAACTGTCATGATCGATAAAAAAGAAGAGAAGGTTAGAATACTCTATATTGATACGCCCGCAAAATATAGTAGTGCAAAACTTGAAAAAGATGCAAAGAAAATGGGGATAGCTGTTTCAGATGAATTAGCGTTGGGGAAACTAGCAAGCGATTATGCTTCTAGGTTTTTTAAAAAAGGGGATAGTGTTCTCGTTGATTCCGAAAAGAAAGATCAATCTGGACGTATACTGGCAACGGTCACTAAAAATGGCGTGGATTATTCCAGTCAAATGATTGAAGATGGCTATGCGTGTATCTATAAAAAAGCAGCCTATCCCGGCGAGCTTGAAAAAGCTTTGAAACGGGCAAAAGAAGAGAAGAAAGGTCTTTGGTCAATCAATTATGATGTTATGAATAAGGTGTGTAAATAG
- the ybaK gene encoding Cys-tRNA(Pro) deacylase, with product MSLKKTNAARFLDTLKLPYEMTSYEVDEEDLSATHAASALGVDAACVFKTLVARDEAKHILVACIPAAAEIDLKALAKVAHAKRCELVAVKELLGLTGYIRGGCSPLAMKKHYATFIDASIKEHAKVYVSAGLRGVQLCLSPDVLIHASNATCEPLTKI from the coding sequence ATGAGCCTTAAGAAAACTAATGCAGCACGATTTTTAGACACTCTGAAACTGCCTTATGAGATGACTTCGTATGAAGTGGATGAAGAAGACCTTAGTGCGACACATGCAGCAAGCGCACTGGGTGTAGATGCGGCATGTGTGTTTAAAACACTGGTGGCTCGGGATGAAGCCAAACACATCTTAGTCGCGTGTATTCCCGCAGCAGCAGAAATCGACCTAAAAGCTTTGGCAAAAGTGGCACATGCTAAACGGTGCGAATTGGTTGCAGTAAAAGAGCTTTTGGGACTTACCGGGTATATTCGCGGAGGTTGCTCACCACTTGCTATGAAAAAACATTACGCGACATTCATCGATGCGTCCATTAAAGAGCATGCAAAAGTGTACGTCAGTGCAGGACTTAGAGGTGTTCAACTCTGCCTTTCTCCTGATGTACTCATACATGCATCTAACGCCACATGTGAGCCACTGACAAAAATCTAA
- a CDS encoding FIST signal transduction protein — MFERIFFVERIEDLHVKLKKGSYLLLIAEETPFLEIPKYKNVNIHGAIFPRIIFKGKTYASGIIVAQLNATSSIQIIDMDTPYQFQPSTDTNSVLTIVDGFSTQINDFLEETYSRLPEKTKLIGGGAGKTSLLQEPILFDTYRFYMNAAIIITSKSTIGIGVKHGWKPLFGPFIATSCKNNVLEKINFQDAFSVYKTAVEKDSEMRFESTPFFKISQCYPLGIVRYNRDFLVREPVKTNGKNIVLVGKLDENSVLSILKGEKKELLEAAKAAADISRADKEPEAIQSVFLVDCISRYSLLETSFKEELQAVSKAYAAKTLIWGVVSLGEIANTNQESIEYYNNTCVVGTL, encoded by the coding sequence ATGTTTGAACGCATCTTTTTTGTTGAACGCATTGAAGATTTACATGTAAAGCTTAAAAAGGGTTCTTACTTACTGCTTATTGCAGAAGAAACCCCTTTTTTAGAAATACCAAAATATAAAAATGTGAACATACATGGAGCTATTTTCCCAAGAATCATTTTTAAAGGGAAGACCTATGCCAGTGGCATCATCGTTGCACAGCTCAACGCTACATCTTCAATACAAATTATTGACATGGACACCCCATACCAATTTCAGCCCTCAACCGATACAAACTCTGTTTTAACAATTGTTGATGGATTTTCAACACAGATAAACGATTTTTTGGAAGAAACTTACTCGCGTCTACCTGAAAAAACAAAACTTATCGGTGGGGGAGCTGGAAAAACATCTCTTCTTCAAGAACCCATTCTTTTTGATACGTATCGCTTTTACATGAATGCTGCCATCATCATCACATCAAAAAGCACCATAGGGATTGGTGTCAAACATGGTTGGAAACCTCTTTTTGGACCTTTTATAGCCACATCGTGTAAAAATAATGTTTTAGAAAAGATCAATTTTCAAGATGCCTTTAGTGTTTATAAAACAGCGGTTGAGAAAGACAGCGAGATGCGTTTTGAAAGTACACCCTTTTTTAAAATTTCACAATGCTATCCATTGGGTATTGTGCGCTACAACAGAGACTTTCTGGTAAGAGAACCTGTAAAAACGAACGGAAAGAACATCGTCTTAGTTGGAAAACTTGATGAAAATTCTGTTTTATCCATTTTAAAAGGTGAAAAAAAAGAACTTCTTGAAGCGGCTAAGGCTGCTGCTGATATTTCACGTGCGGATAAAGAACCAGAAGCGATCCAATCCGTATTTTTGGTGGATTGTATTTCACGGTATTCACTCTTAGAAACATCCTTTAAAGAAGAGCTGCAAGCCGTTAGCAAAGCGTATGCTGCAAAGACTCTTATTTGGGGTGTTGTGAGCCTTGGAGAGATCGCCAATACGAACCAAGAAAGCATCGAATATTATAACAATACCTGCGTGGTGGGTACGCTTTAA
- a CDS encoding sensor histidine kinase, whose amino-acid sequence MQHLNEQLLITYECVSAIGTSLQLKEMMEHFLKVFSRKTGALASIYWDYNQQSCAYKQLCFQGKKAYQELFITPHSLMKHEDISYDKTSGKSLLHVKVGENWIVFVFQSSQNELELIKAIIASFQSKLENAVYACKNHLELVEINQTLERRIEEEVRKNREKDQHILQQSRLAQMGEMISMIAHQWRQPLGSISAVAATIKLKTTLNRFDYSTPEGQEASKEFLSEAMSKIESYVQFLTHTIDDFRNFFKPNKQKESVTLSQLVNRTLEIIGKALEINGITIKVETQATYEIFTYANEVTQVILNILKNAEDVIKERETINANILITISKEDKWQTISIEDNAGGIPEHVLPHIFEPYFSTKSEKNGSGLGLYMSKTIIEEHCGGYIVASNTAQGAKFTIKLKEG is encoded by the coding sequence ATGCAACACCTCAATGAACAGCTTTTAATCACATATGAGTGTGTCAGTGCCATAGGAACATCCCTTCAACTAAAAGAGATGATGGAACACTTTTTAAAAGTTTTTTCGAGAAAAACGGGCGCTCTTGCCTCTATCTACTGGGACTATAACCAACAGTCATGCGCCTATAAACAGCTCTGTTTTCAAGGGAAAAAAGCCTATCAAGAGCTCTTTATTACGCCACATTCGCTTATGAAACATGAAGACATCAGCTACGATAAAACCAGTGGCAAATCTCTTTTACATGTAAAAGTAGGAGAAAACTGGATCGTCTTTGTGTTTCAGTCCTCTCAAAATGAATTAGAGCTTATCAAAGCCATCATCGCCTCATTTCAGTCTAAACTTGAAAATGCCGTGTATGCCTGTAAAAACCATCTTGAACTTGTAGAGATCAACCAAACGTTGGAGCGACGTATTGAAGAAGAAGTGCGTAAAAACAGGGAAAAAGATCAACATATCTTGCAACAATCTCGCCTTGCACAAATGGGTGAAATGATCAGTATGATCGCCCACCAATGGCGTCAACCTTTAGGCTCTATCTCAGCAGTGGCTGCCACCATAAAACTCAAAACAACACTCAACCGCTTTGACTATTCAACCCCCGAGGGACAAGAGGCAAGCAAAGAATTTTTAAGCGAGGCGATGAGTAAAATTGAGTCCTACGTGCAGTTTCTTACCCACACCATCGATGATTTTCGCAACTTTTTCAAACCCAACAAACAAAAAGAGAGTGTCACCCTCTCCCAACTGGTCAATCGCACACTTGAGATCATTGGAAAAGCATTAGAGATTAACGGCATTACCATCAAAGTTGAAACACAAGCAACGTATGAGATTTTCACCTACGCCAATGAAGTAACCCAAGTCATCCTCAACATTCTCAAAAATGCAGAAGATGTCATCAAGGAGCGCGAAACGATTAACGCGAATATCCTAATTACCATAAGCAAAGAAGACAAATGGCAAACCATAAGTATTGAAGATAATGCGGGAGGTATTCCTGAACATGTTTTACCCCATATTTTTGAGCCCTATTTTTCAACTAAAAGTGAGAAAAATGGTTCAGGATTAGGGCTTTACATGTCAAAAACTATTATCGAAGAACATTGTGGTGGATACATTGTGGCATCTAACACCGCACAGGGTGCTAAATTTACCATTAAACTTAAAGAAGGATAG